The nucleotide window AGGCTTTTGACGCCGACCGCGATGAAGTGCTCCGCCGTGCCAAGGAGGCCGGCGTCGAGGCGCTCATTGCCATCGGCTCGGGCTACGGATTCGAACGCAATGCCGATGCCGTTGCGCTGGCAAAGGCTGAGCCCGATGTCTATGCCGCCGTGGGCGTGCACCCGCACGAGGCCGAAGAGATCACGGGCGAGGACCAGTGGACGCAGCTTCGTGCCCTGATTGATGAGAATCCCGGCAACGTGGTCTGCGTCGGCGAGATCGGCCTCGACTACTACTACGACAATTCCCCGCGCGAGAAGCAGCGCGAGGTCTTCGCCCGCGCCCTGGATCTGGCCGCGGAGGTGAAGCTCCCCATTTCGATCCACAACCGCAGCTCCAACGAGGATCTCTACGACCTGCTCGTTGCCAAGAACGCGCGCGACGTCGGCGGGGTGATCCACTGCTTTACCGAGAACTACGAGTGGGGAAAGAAATACCTCGATCTGGGCTTCAAGCTCTCGATCCCCGGCATCATCACGTTCAAGAACGCGGGCGATCTTCGCGAGGCGGTGCGCCGCTTCCCGGTCGAGGCGCTGCTCGTCGAGACCGACTGCCCGTTCCTGGCGCCGATTCCCTATCGGGGAAAACGCAACGAGCCCGCCTACGTGACGAAGGTCGCCGAGACCATTGCCCAGATCAAGGCGCCCTTTACCCTGGAAGACGTCGCACGGATCACGACCCAGAATGCGATCGATCTCTTCGGACTGGAAAAATACGCCGGACCTTATCAGGAACCGCAGATCGCCTATCCGATCCGCAACTCTCTGTATCTGAACATCACGAACCGGTGCTCGAATCCCTGCGTGTTCTGTCCGAAGTTCGACGACTGGCAGGTGAAAGGCCACTACCTGCGCCTGGGGCAGGAACCGGGTTTCGAAAAGATCGTCGAGGCCATTGCCGCGCGTGGCAAGGTGAGCGACTTCGACGAACTCGTGTTCGTCGGCTTTGGCGAGCCGACCATTGCGCTCGACATGCTCAAAAAAGTCGCGCGCTGGGCCAAAGAGAACGGAGTGAAGCGCCTGCGCCTTGATACCGATGGCCTCGGGAATCTCTACCACGGCCGCAACATCGTCCCCGAGCTGGCCGAGGTGGGCGTGACGCACGTCAATGTCTCTTTAAACGGCCCCGACCGCGAGACCTACAACCGCGTTACCCGCACCCCGCACAAGGAAGACGGCTACGAGGCGGTCAAGGCGTTCATTCTCGAGTGCAAGAAGCACATGGAGTGGGTGCAGGCCTCGGTCGTCACCATGCCCGGCGTCGACGTCGAGGCCTCGCGGGCCGTGGCCGAGGATGAGCTGGGCGTCCTGTTCCGGGGGCGCGATTACGAAGAGGGAGTGGGCTGATGGCAGAGCCGAAAGAATACGTAGCAACCTACACGGGAAAAATGGCGGTCTGCGCCTGCGGGCGCTCGCGCACCATGCCCTTTTGCGACGGCCGCCACCGCGGCACCGGCAAGGTGCCCATCAAGTTTCCGGTCGAAGAGGGAAAGACCTACCTGCTCTGCCAGTGCGGCTACAGCGACAACAAACCTTTCTGCGACGGATCCCACGACATGAGCGCCGGCAGCCCCTTTGGCCGCAAGAGCAAGGGGACGAGCTGGTAGGCGCCGCGGCGCTCTGACTTTTCCGTCACAAAGCGAAGCGGCGCGCCCCGAGGGGAGACGCGCCGCTTCTTTTTTGGGGGAGGAGGGAGCTGTTAGTCGTCGTCGGATCGGTCGTGCTGGCGCTCGCTGCGTCGTTCGCGTCGATCTTCACGTCGCTCGTCGCGGCGTTCTTCGCGTTGCGCGTGGAGCTGTTTGAATTCCTCGAACTGCTGGGCACTCAGGGTGCTGCGCAGTTTCTCGCCGAAGCCGACCTGGGCGCTGTAGATCTGGTCGTCGAGTCCCTGGATTTCACTTCGGATTTCGCGGGCGCGCTCGGTCTCGCCTTCGAAGAGCAGGACGCCGCGCAGCTCATGCCGCAGGTCCATGCTCTGGCCCATGAGCGGGCCCACTTTTTCCATCTCTTCGCGCAGCACCGACTGCTGCGCCTCCGTGAGGTCGAGCTTGTCGGAGAGACGCTCGATCATGCGGTCGGCGCGCTCGCCCTGTTCGGGCGGGCCGCGCCTGCTTTGTTCGCGGCCCGAACCCCTGGCCAGCGCGGCGGTGCCGGTGGCAAGAATCAGGACCAGTGCCAGCAAAAACGTGCGAATGGGGGAGGGGGACATGTTCTTACTCCTTCGATCAGTCGATCGGTGTTGGGAGTAAGGACGGCCCGGGCGCGCCGGGGTTACAGGCGCACGCGATTAAAACGGGTTCATTTCTTCTTTTTTCGGACGTTGCTCGCAGCGGCAACAGCCCCGCCGATGATGCCGGCCACGACGCCGCCCACGGCGATCACGACGGAGGCCACGGTGATCGCCCCGCGCAGGGTGCGCGCGCGTTTGGCGCGCTTTCGCCACTCGTAGATGGGCGAGTGGGGGCGCTCGCAGGGCGTTGCCTCGCTCCCGGGGGCTTCGGGGGCCTCCGCGCCGGGGCTCGCTTCAAGGATGTCGGTTTCTTCGAGCATATCAGTGTGATCCAAAGTAGCGGGAGATCGCCGCCAGCACCACGCCGAACACGCCGCCATAGAGGGCGCCGTTGACGCGGATCCATTCCAGGTGCTTGCGCGTCTTGCTCTCGAACATTTCCTGAATCTGTTCGTCGGTGAAGTTCGAGAGATTGTCGCGCACCAGGTCGCCGATTTTTCCGTCGAGCTGGCCGAAGACCGAGTCGATGATCGTTCCCTTGATGCGCTCGATGCGCACGCTCACGGTCATGGATTCGCCGGTCTGGTTGCCGATCTTGCCCAGCTCGTCGCGAATGAGCTGGTGGAGTTCTTCGTTTTCGGGAAGGCGCTTGATCTCGTGGGCGATGTTCTCGGCCACGTCCACTGCAATTTCATCGAAGTCGACGACGCCCACGTTGTGGGCGAAGTGTCCCAGGCGCCCGACCTTCGTGCGGATCTTCTTGGCCAGAAAACCGAGGAACTGGTGGTTGTCCACCCAGGACAGGCCATTGGCGCTGACCTGGTGGAGCAGCATGGTGAGGATTTCGTCGTCGTCCTTGATCTTGTCGATGCCCGCGCGAACCAGGCCCGCCAGATCAAGGTTGGCGAAGTGCTGCTTGAGGCTCTCGGGGGTGAGCCACTCGTTCTCTACCGAGTGGGCAAGCCCGTCGATGATGCGCTCGCGGTTGCGCGGAATGACGCCCGAGCCGGGCAGCATCGCGTATTTCTCGAAGAGCATCTTGATGGCCATGTAGTCGACGAGGGCGCCGACCAGCGAGGCCTCGCCGAAGGCGCGGACCCAGAAGCGCGGGCCCTCGGGAACGATGAACGAGACGCTGAAGACAATGGCCGCGAAGGTGAGCGAGATCGTGCCCTTGTGCTCGTGGAGGAATTCCTTCTGCGACTCCGAGAGCCAGCCAGTCTTTTCAGGTTCCTGCTGGTCGAGTTGCTGTTGGTCGGGTTCCGCCACCACCTCGGCGGTCATTTCTTCGGGGGTCTCGGCCGCCGTCTCGGGCTCGGTCGCTGACTCGGCCGGCGCCTCTTCCGCTTGCGACTCTTCCCGGGGGGCCTGCCCGGCGGGCGGGCGTAGCGGGGTCACGTTGCTCTCCGCGGGTTCGTGATCCTCGGGAGCCGCGGCGGCCGTGTTGTCGGTGGGCGTGCTCATGTTGCCTCTATTCTACCATCGCGCGGGCCTTGAAAAGAACGGGATTTCGCGTAGTTGGACTCTTTCCGAAAACCCCGTTTTACGGAGCCCAGCCTACCAACCAGTCCAGTTTGCGGTCAACGTCTATGGAGTAACCATCGGCAGTTTTTACATCGCAAATTTCGCACCTCTCGCGAAACAGGATTCGCGCCTGTGCTGCTTGTACAGTCGTAATGCGCCAAGAAGCTTGAAATTTAAACGAATTAGCCCGATTGATGCGGTGCGTCTTGGAGCGCCGGTGCGTATGTAGGTATGCTCCACTCTCGCGGGTAACTGGAGCATCATGGTGGGCACCGACGAAAAAAAGATGATGAAGATCAGTGAGCTCGAGGAGCGCACGGGAATTCCGCGCGAGACGATTCACTACTACATCCGCGAGGGCCTGCTGCCCGCACCCATGAAAAAAGGCCTTCGTCTGGCCTATTACGATGAGAGCTACGTCGGTCTCATCGACCTCATCAAGAAACTCCAGGAAGAGCGCTACCTCCCGCTCGCGGTCATCAAGAATCTTTTTCTCGAAGAAAAATTCGACGTCGCCGAGCTTGAAAAGGCCTTCATCTCCGACCTCTTCGGCAAGACCTCGGCCCTTCGCAAATACGGTCCCGACCGCGCCGGTGAAGACCCGCGCGACGTGGCCCTTCCCAAGGACTACCTGAAGAAACTTGCGGGTTGCGGCCTGGTCTCCATGGCAAAGGCGGAGGGCAAGACCGAGCCCTCCGCGCTCGATTCGCGTCTGGCCCAGCTCTGCCTTCGCGGCGAGCGCCTGGGCTACACCACCGACCAGATGCAGCAGATCTCCCAGCGTGTCAGCGAGATCGTCGCCCTTGAGAGCGAGTCGCTCATCGGGATGTTGCGCAAGAACGAGACACCGCGGGAATTCGTCGCCTCCATGAAAGACCGTCAGTCCTTCATGGAGGACTTCCTGCTCTTCCAGCGCGCGCGCTACATCCAGGAAGCCGTCAACGAGTTCATCTCCGCGGCAGAGACAACGCGGGTAAAACTCGAAGACGCCTTCATCAACATCCCCTCGGAAGCCTTTCGCAAGCGTTACCGCATCGACGAGCAGATTGCCGAGCTGCGTACCAAGGCGCGCGAGGGAAGCTGCGAAAAACTCATGGACCGCCTGGGCTGGGCCCTGTTTCTGGGCGGCCATCACGACGAGCTGCTCGCACTCGATGTGCGCACCTGCTCGAACCGCTTCAAGCTGGCAGCCGCCTACGCGCAGGTCATGCGCGGCGACATCGAGCCGGCCGTCAAGTGGAGCGAGCGCGCCATCAAGAAGAGCGAGAGCGATCCCTTCTTCCTCGCGCTGGCCGGCGGGCTCTACATGCTCTTTGCCGCCCGCGCCGAGGGCTTCATCGAACGCACGGTGTGGGTCTCCAAGGGGCTCGACATGATCGAGTCGGCCATGGCAAAACCCGCGCAGAGTGCTTTCGACGACATGTGCGTGCGCTTTGTGCAGGCCAAGATCTTCCTGACGCTGCCCGAGCCCTTCGGTCGCACCGAGGAGGGGCGCAAGGCGCTCGAGCACCTTTTGCAGCAGCTTCGCGGCAAGGCGCGCGAGCGATTCGAGCCGAGTTTTGAGGGCGAACTGGAAATCTTCGAAGTCACGATCAACTACTTCCTGGCCGAGGCCGCGCGCATTGAAGGGCAGGACAAGAAAGCGGCCGAGTATTACCGGCGCGTGATCGAACTCGATCCGGCCAGCGATTTCGGCGCCAAGGCCTTCGTCCACCTGGGCGACCTGCGCTAGACTGCCCTGCCATGGAATCGGTAAGCGATTTTATTGAACTGTTGCGCCGCGTGGGGGACAGGCTCCTCGACTGGATCGCCCTGTTGCTCTATGGTCCGGGCATTGTGAAACGCATGAGTCGCCGGTTTGCCTGAAAAGCCGGCGCGGCCGGTGGCCATGGCAAACGACCCGCATCCAACCTATCTCTTGCTCAAAGAATTTCTCGAACAGCGCGAGGTCTGCGCGCGCGCTTCCTCACCGCTCAAGCAGCAGGCCAGCGTCCGCATCCTCTTCAGCGATCACGAAGAGATTTATACCTTTGTGCGTCACTCCTTCGGACCGCGTCTGGAACCCGGCGCGCCGCATGATCCGGACTTCACGCTGCGCCTGCCCACGGGCATGGTGCGCGCGCTGCACGAGCTTGAGAGTGAGGACATCGGCGAGTTCGGTGCCCTGGTAGTCGGGACGGGTCTCTCACAGGATCCGGAGTATCACCTGGGCGGCGCGATCCATGCCGGGTTCGGGCGCCTGTGGGCGCACGGTTACTTCGGGATCCTGCGCATGGGGGGCTGGCAGGTGGCGCGCGTGCTGGCCGCCAAGGGGCTGGCCAACATCCGCTCGCTTCGCAAGAAGATCAACGAAAACGTAAAGCCAGTCGACTAGATCATGTCGGTGTGGTCGTCGGGGGTCACGTCCCGGAATGTCGACCTGGGACGGCCGCCGTTCTTGCCGTTGCCGGTGAGCTTGAACTGGGCCACCTGTTCCTTGAGGGTGCCCGTGTTGCGGCGGAGCACTTCGACCGCGCGGTCCATGTCCATGGCATGGTCGAAGTTCTGCAGCGTGACGCGGTTGATGTCATCGACGAGCTCGCTCACGCGGGCGCAGGTGGTGACTTCCTTGCGCTGGGCGTCGTTGATGTAGCGGACCATGTCGTTGATGTTTTCGATGGCCTTGGTGATCTGCTTGGAATTGTGGGCCTGTTCCGAGGTGGTCTTCTTCACCATGCCGGCGATGTCGCGCATGCGCTCTCCGGCATGGAGGATGCGCTCGGATCCGCGGCTCTGTTCCTGGGTCGCCTTTTCGATCTGCTGGGTCATCCGGTTGACCTCGTCGATGGCGCGGGCGACGCGGATGGCCGACTCGCTCTGGCGCGAGGCGGTCGTGGCGATGTTGGCCACGCGCTCGGAAGCCTTGCCGGCGGACTGGAGAATTTCCTGCAACGCGCTGCCGGCACGGCTGGAGAGCTCGACGCCCTTCTCCACCGCGTCCGAGCCGCCGGCCATGGCGACGAGTGCTTCCTTGGCATTGACCTGCACTTCCTGAATGAGCTTCTCAATCTCGCGCGTATACCGGGTGGTCCGCTCGGCCAGGGTGGAGACTTCCTTGGCGATGACGGCAAAGCCCTTGCCGTGCTCGCCAGCCTGCGCGGCAATGATGCCCGCGTTGAGGGAGAGCAGGTTGGTCTGGTCGGCCACGTCGCTGATGTAGTTGAGGATGTTGCCGATCGACTCGCTCGAGACATTGAGCTTTTCGATGACCCCGTTGGCCTCGGAAACCGATGCGCGGATTTCCTGAATGCCTTCGATGGTCTGTTGCACGGCCAGGGCGCCGGCCTGCGCGCCGTTGGCCGCGCGATCGGAGATCTCGCGCGTGTCGGCGGCGTCCTTTTCCACGAGGCGGATCGCGTCGGTCATGGCCTCCATCGCCTGCGCGGTGTCGGCGGCGATCTCGCTCACGCTCTCGACGCTGCTTGCCACCTGACGGATGGAGGCGACCATCTCGGTCACCACGCTGGTGGAGTCATCGACCGAATCGAAGAGCTGCGAGACGCTGGTGGCGACTTCGTCGATGGTGGTCCCCATCTCAAAGATGTTGGTCGAACTCTCGTCAGCCGAGGAGGTGAGGACCTCGATGTTCTCTTCGATGGACTTGATCGAGGCCGAGAGGACGTTGACGTTTTCGGTTGCGTCCTTGGAGTGGCCGACCTGCGTTTCCGCGCCCTCCGAAACCTGGCCGGAGATCTCCGCCATCTCGCCCGTGGCGATCTCCACGCTCTGGGCGGAGCTGTCAATTGCCTGCACCGTCTGGCGGAAGCTGTTGAACATGACCGTGAGCGAGTTGGCCAGAAAGCCGATTTCGTCCTCGGAAACGATGCGCGTCATGGTGTTGGAGAGATCGCCGCCGCTCACGCGTGAGGCGACCTTCGCCATCTGATTGAGCGAGTGGGAAGAATCACGCGCGATCAGGAACGCGGTGAGCAGACAGACCAGGAACATGAAGGCGATCAAAACGCCCGATACCCAGATGATGTCCCACAGGCTCTGCCGAACGTCCGCGCCCCGGTAGAAGGTGCCCAGATACCAGGTCGACCCGTCGGGCCACGCAATGGCCGTGGCCAGGAAGATGTCCTGGGTTTCTGGCGACTCCACCTGAAGGAAACCCTGATCGGACGCCGCCGCGATGGCGTCGATCGAACGCTGGAGAATCCCCTCCGGCGCGTTCTGTGTTGAGCCGTAGTTGACCGTGCCGTCGGAGGAGAAGAGGTAGTAGGACTGGCCCACGCGATCTTCAACCTCACCGAGGTGTTCGGAGACGCGTTCCTTGAGGGGCACGATCTCCATGGGCGCCTCGGCAGCAGGCTGGGGCGTCGCGCCCCATGCGTCCGAGCCGGCCAGGTAGTCGTCGTACTGCATCTCGAACTCGCGCTGCTGCTGGCGTTCCTGCGAGAGGCGCTGCTCAATTTCGAATTCGCGGCGGATGCTGCCGATGCCCAGCGCGGTGGAGTTGAGAAGCTGTTCGCCCACCTCGCTGGTCTGGCGCTTGAGCCCCTCCCACGCCAGTAGCGTGTTGGAGGCGAAGAGGACCAGCAGCGAAAACACCACGACAAAGGAAATTGAAACGCTGAGCTTCGTCTGTAGGGTTGCAAATCGAAAGCGGGTGGGGAAGTAGGGCTCTTCGAGATAGTCGTAGAGCCGGAAGTAGTCGCGCTCGATCTGCAGTTTGAACAGGTGGTATTGATAGGGCGCTGCCAGGGCGC belongs to Chrysiogenia bacterium and includes:
- a CDS encoding HAMP domain-containing protein, which encodes MKALIKRIWKIFDTLPLRLKSMWVTSHTASTAIIVLAALLAATVGPRELGFWGRGFWLTERLYNSGFILMILVLLVITMGLQFWLTLKSTTVLTHAIDLERDGEVPDSATIHKALDELVAFPLKSAGMSLALWWVTAVLWYIGLSIAAALPDHVNLFISAGIFCEGALAAPYQYHLFKLQIERDYFRLYDYLEEPYFPTRFRFATLQTKLSVSISFVVVFSLLVLFASNTLLAWEGLKRQTSEVGEQLLNSTALGIGSIRREFEIEQRLSQERQQQREFEMQYDDYLAGSDAWGATPQPAAEAPMEIVPLKERVSEHLGEVEDRVGQSYYLFSSDGTVNYGSTQNAPEGILQRSIDAIAAASDQGFLQVESPETQDIFLATAIAWPDGSTWYLGTFYRGADVRQSLWDIIWVSGVLIAFMFLVCLLTAFLIARDSSHSLNQMAKVASRVSGGDLSNTMTRIVSEDEIGFLANSLTVMFNSFRQTVQAIDSSAQSVEIATGEMAEISGQVSEGAETQVGHSKDATENVNVLSASIKSIEENIEVLTSSADESSTNIFEMGTTIDEVATSVSQLFDSVDDSTSVVTEMVASIRQVASSVESVSEIAADTAQAMEAMTDAIRLVEKDAADTREISDRAANGAQAGALAVQQTIEGIQEIRASVSEANGVIEKLNVSSESIGNILNYISDVADQTNLLSLNAGIIAAQAGEHGKGFAVIAKEVSTLAERTTRYTREIEKLIQEVQVNAKEALVAMAGGSDAVEKGVELSSRAGSALQEILQSAGKASERVANIATTASRQSESAIRVARAIDEVNRMTQQIEKATQEQSRGSERILHAGERMRDIAGMVKKTTSEQAHNSKQITKAIENINDMVRYINDAQRKEVTTCARVSELVDDINRVTLQNFDHAMDMDRAVEVLRRNTGTLKEQVAQFKLTGNGKNGGRPRSTFRDVTPDDHTDMI
- a CDS encoding DUF445 family protein; this translates as MSTPTDNTAAAAPEDHEPAESNVTPLRPPAGQAPREESQAEEAPAESATEPETAAETPEEMTAEVVAEPDQQQLDQQEPEKTGWLSESQKEFLHEHKGTISLTFAAIVFSVSFIVPEGPRFWVRAFGEASLVGALVDYMAIKMLFEKYAMLPGSGVIPRNRERIIDGLAHSVENEWLTPESLKQHFANLDLAGLVRAGIDKIKDDDEILTMLLHQVSANGLSWVDNHQFLGFLAKKIRTKVGRLGHFAHNVGVVDFDEIAVDVAENIAHEIKRLPENEELHQLIRDELGKIGNQTGESMTVSVRIERIKGTIIDSVFGQLDGKIGDLVRDNLSNFTDEQIQEMFESKTRKHLEWIRVNGALYGGVFGVVLAAISRYFGSH
- a CDS encoding YchF/TatD family DNA exonuclease; the protein is MLIDTHTHVAGEAFDADRDEVLRRAKEAGVEALIAIGSGYGFERNADAVALAKAEPDVYAAVGVHPHEAEEITGEDQWTQLRALIDENPGNVVCVGEIGLDYYYDNSPREKQREVFARALDLAAEVKLPISIHNRSSNEDLYDLLVAKNARDVGGVIHCFTENYEWGKKYLDLGFKLSIPGIITFKNAGDLREAVRRFPVEALLVETDCPFLAPIPYRGKRNEPAYVTKVAETIAQIKAPFTLEDVARITTQNAIDLFGLEKYAGPYQEPQIAYPIRNSLYLNITNRCSNPCVFCPKFDDWQVKGHYLRLGQEPGFEKIVEAIAARGKVSDFDELVFVGFGEPTIALDMLKKVARWAKENGVKRLRLDTDGLGNLYHGRNIVPELAEVGVTHVNVSLNGPDRETYNRVTRTPHKEDGYEAVKAFILECKKHMEWVQASVVTMPGVDVEASRAVAEDELGVLFRGRDYEEGVG
- a CDS encoding CDGSH iron-sulfur domain-containing protein, translated to MAEPKEYVATYTGKMAVCACGRSRTMPFCDGRHRGTGKVPIKFPVEEGKTYLLCQCGYSDNKPFCDGSHDMSAGSPFGRKSKGTSW
- a CDS encoding MerR family transcriptional regulator translates to MGTDEKKMMKISELEERTGIPRETIHYYIREGLLPAPMKKGLRLAYYDESYVGLIDLIKKLQEERYLPLAVIKNLFLEEKFDVAELEKAFISDLFGKTSALRKYGPDRAGEDPRDVALPKDYLKKLAGCGLVSMAKAEGKTEPSALDSRLAQLCLRGERLGYTTDQMQQISQRVSEIVALESESLIGMLRKNETPREFVASMKDRQSFMEDFLLFQRARYIQEAVNEFISAAETTRVKLEDAFINIPSEAFRKRYRIDEQIAELRTKAREGSCEKLMDRLGWALFLGGHHDELLALDVRTCSNRFKLAAAYAQVMRGDIEPAVKWSERAIKKSESDPFFLALAGGLYMLFAARAEGFIERTVWVSKGLDMIESAMAKPAQSAFDDMCVRFVQAKIFLTLPEPFGRTEEGRKALEHLLQQLRGKARERFEPSFEGELEIFEVTINYFLAEAARIEGQDKKAAEYYRRVIELDPASDFGAKAFVHLGDLR